A window of the Candidatus Neomarinimicrobiota bacterium genome harbors these coding sequences:
- a CDS encoding adenosylcobalamin-dependent ribonucleoside-diphosphate reductase produces the protein MAEALQFEFPIPDSSGKPSEEALRKIRIPSSSERDKKGPTSDLPEVLGESTPKEYTIEEYYKGDDLGKEVLQNKYLAPWEKGPYDMWKRIAKAIASVEDEKDEESWYQRFFSILEDFRFVPGGRIMHGAGRDDITTTLNNCYVVAIRKDSIESIYEAVQEEALTYKYGGGCGHDLSILRPGGSPIESTGGESCGPTGFMNLFSENTNTIAQHGRRGANMQTLRVDHPDIFKFIKIKQDSSMVRYSNVSVLLTHEFMHAVENDVDFDLKWGGRTYKTVKARDLWDKIISAAHTSAEPGIIFWDTIKDYHNAEYCSPLVSTNPCAEQPLPDGGCCNLGSINLERLVDEKGSFMEQEFEETVAVATRFMDDVVDYNMHRHALSVQKENAMKDRRVGLGILGLGDMFVRMGISYDSDKALDVAKRVCEIMRNTAYNTSIQLAQEKGSFPGFEWEGYSKSKFVQFLPEEMRQGIENHGVRNSTLLTVPPTGSGAIVSRVTSGIEPIFQTSYYRRVKQNSGYGNEFKEFKVYHPIIRTLFGNDDDLPDYIVTAHEIDPYFRVKMQGVIQKYIDTSISSTVNLGADVPKETVADIYLMAYRSGLKGITVYRENTREGILITEEGKAKEKEQSPPEKSVVTTEAKVEEKPEASAKNRTLTPDLRPRVRPGETNGVTKRIRTGEGSLYITINKDEKGLCEVFTTIGKAGGNAAAQSEAISRLISLGLRSGINARDIVKQLKGISGPHPTWENGELILSTPDAIGRALEDYLREVSGNSSSAREKRGMRFLLADDSSSSEVNADHNPRTMTTCPDCGSTMFHENGCVTCPSCGFSKCD, from the coding sequence ATGGCTGAAGCACTGCAGTTTGAGTTTCCTATTCCCGACTCCTCAGGAAAACCCTCGGAAGAAGCCCTCAGGAAAATCAGAATTCCCTCAAGTTCGGAACGGGACAAGAAAGGACCTACCTCTGATCTACCTGAGGTTCTGGGAGAATCCACTCCCAAAGAATATACCATTGAAGAATACTACAAGGGTGACGATCTCGGAAAAGAGGTTCTTCAAAATAAGTATCTTGCGCCGTGGGAGAAAGGACCCTATGACATGTGGAAACGGATCGCAAAGGCGATTGCATCCGTTGAAGATGAAAAGGATGAGGAGTCGTGGTATCAGAGATTCTTCTCGATTCTTGAGGATTTTCGATTCGTACCGGGCGGCCGAATCATGCATGGAGCCGGAAGAGATGACATTACCACGACACTGAACAACTGCTATGTCGTGGCCATCCGGAAAGATTCCATAGAAAGTATCTATGAGGCCGTTCAAGAAGAAGCACTCACCTACAAGTACGGGGGCGGCTGCGGCCATGACTTATCCATTCTCCGGCCGGGAGGATCACCCATTGAGAGCACGGGAGGAGAGTCCTGCGGACCCACGGGATTCATGAATCTCTTCAGTGAGAACACGAACACCATTGCACAGCACGGACGCCGTGGCGCCAATATGCAAACATTGAGAGTGGATCACCCCGATATCTTCAAGTTCATAAAGATAAAGCAAGATTCCTCCATGGTCAGGTACTCCAACGTGTCTGTCTTGCTGACACATGAATTCATGCATGCCGTGGAGAATGACGTGGACTTCGACCTGAAATGGGGCGGCAGAACCTACAAAACGGTGAAAGCCCGGGACCTGTGGGATAAAATCATTTCCGCCGCTCACACCAGCGCGGAGCCGGGAATCATTTTCTGGGACACTATCAAAGATTACCATAACGCCGAATACTGCAGTCCTCTCGTCTCCACCAATCCCTGCGCCGAACAACCCCTTCCCGACGGTGGTTGCTGCAATCTTGGATCCATCAACCTTGAACGCCTTGTGGATGAAAAGGGCAGCTTCATGGAACAGGAATTCGAGGAGACGGTCGCGGTGGCCACACGATTCATGGACGATGTCGTAGACTACAATATGCATCGCCACGCCCTATCCGTGCAGAAGGAAAATGCCATGAAGGACCGGCGCGTAGGTCTTGGCATCCTGGGCCTTGGAGACATGTTTGTCAGGATGGGAATTTCCTATGATTCAGACAAAGCTCTGGACGTCGCCAAGCGCGTCTGTGAAATAATGAGAAATACGGCCTATAACACTTCAATACAGCTTGCCCAGGAAAAGGGATCGTTCCCCGGTTTTGAGTGGGAAGGGTACTCCAAAAGTAAGTTTGTCCAGTTCCTACCGGAGGAAATGAGGCAGGGTATTGAAAATCATGGGGTCCGGAATTCCACACTGCTCACAGTTCCTCCAACAGGCAGCGGAGCCATTGTGTCACGGGTCACTTCGGGAATTGAACCCATCTTCCAGACGTCCTACTACAGGCGTGTCAAACAGAACTCAGGATATGGGAACGAATTCAAAGAATTCAAGGTTTATCATCCGATCATCAGAACGCTGTTCGGCAACGACGATGATCTCCCCGACTATATTGTTACCGCCCACGAAATCGATCCTTATTTCCGCGTTAAGATGCAGGGAGTGATTCAGAAATATATCGACACCTCCATCAGTTCCACGGTGAATCTGGGAGCGGACGTGCCCAAGGAAACCGTGGCCGATATTTACCTGATGGCCTATCGTTCCGGCCTAAAGGGGATTACCGTCTACAGAGAGAACACCCGCGAAGGAATCCTGATTACGGAAGAGGGAAAAGCGAAAGAGAAAGAACAGAGTCCCCCGGAGAAGAGCGTGGTGACCACGGAGGCAAAGGTGGAAGAGAAACCAGAAGCTTCGGCCAAGAATAGGACCCTCACGCCCGATCTCAGACCGAGAGTTCGGCCGGGTGAGACCAACGGTGTAACCAAACGCATTCGAACAGGGGAAGGTTCACTCTACATTACCATCAACAAGGACGAAAAGGGCCTTTGTGAAGTTTTCACGACCATTGGAAAGGCTGGGGGAAACGCTGCTGCCCAATCCGAGGCAATCAGTAGACTGATTTCCCTGGGTCTCAGATCGGGAATCAATGCGAGAGATATTGTCAAACAGCTCAAAGGTATCAGTGGTCCTCATCCCACATGGGAGAATGGTGAGCTCATCCTTTCAACACCCGATGCAATCGGGAGGGCCCTGGAAGACTATCTGAGAGAGGTAAGCGGTAACAGTTCTTCCGCGAGGGAAAAGCGAGGAATGCGGTTCCTCCTTGCCGATGATTCTTCCTCTTCTGAGGTCAACGCCGATCATAATCCCAGAACCATGACAACCTGTCCCGATTGCGGGAGCACCATGTTCCATGAGAATGGGTGTGTCACCTGCCCCAGTTGTGGTTTCTCCAAGTGTGACTGA
- the frr gene encoding ribosome recycling factor, protein MTSTKEYQEDARQRMDSAVEHCQNELIHIRTGRATPALLDGVKVPYYEAPTPLRSLANVTVQEARLLLVQPFDTNIIYDIEKSILAADLGLNPTNDGTVIRIPIPPLTEERRHELAKHVHNIVEEGRIAIRNVRKDVNNGLREMERSHEISEDQGRLAHEKVQKLTDEYIEELNRLSAAKEKEILED, encoded by the coding sequence TTGACGTCGACTAAGGAGTACCAGGAAGATGCAAGGCAGCGGATGGATTCTGCGGTGGAACACTGTCAAAACGAGCTTATTCACATCCGCACAGGCAGGGCTACGCCCGCACTCCTGGACGGTGTGAAGGTTCCTTACTATGAAGCTCCCACTCCGCTGAGATCGCTGGCAAACGTAACGGTTCAGGAGGCGCGGCTCCTCCTGGTTCAGCCTTTTGACACGAACATCATATACGATATTGAAAAGTCCATCTTGGCGGCGGATCTCGGACTTAATCCGACTAACGATGGAACGGTGATCAGGATTCCCATCCCACCGCTTACAGAAGAACGCCGCCATGAACTCGCGAAGCATGTCCACAATATTGTGGAAGAGGGGCGGATCGCTATCAGGAATGTGCGTAAAGATGTGAATAACGGTCTCCGAGAAATGGAGCGATCACACGAGATTTCAGAGGATCAAGGGCGTCTCGCTCATGAAAAGGTTCAGAAGCTCACGGATGAATACATTGAGGAATTGAACCGGTTATCTGCCGCGAAAGAAAAGGAGATTCTCGAAGACTAA
- the pyrH gene encoding UMP kinase codes for MPEPAYGRILLKLSGEILAGKKGFGVDPLKASAIAEEVNSVREMGVEVGLVIGGGNIIRGERAELRGMDRVSADYLGMLATIINAITVQDALEKQGCETRTLTAISISQLAEPYIRRRALRHLERGRVIIVAGGTGNPYFTTDTAAVLRAIEIEADVVLKGTKVDGVFDRDPEKFKSAKQFSKLTFEKVIENELRVMDLTAVTLCKENNLPIVVFNVNESGNLKRVVSGEKIGTRVEKS; via the coding sequence ATGCCGGAACCCGCATACGGGAGGATCTTGCTCAAGCTCAGCGGTGAAATCCTCGCCGGAAAGAAGGGTTTTGGTGTGGATCCGCTCAAGGCTTCCGCCATTGCGGAAGAGGTAAACTCTGTCAGAGAGATGGGCGTTGAAGTGGGTCTCGTCATTGGCGGTGGCAACATTATCCGGGGGGAGAGGGCCGAATTGCGGGGTATGGATCGAGTTTCAGCGGACTATCTTGGGATGCTGGCAACGATCATCAACGCCATAACGGTCCAGGATGCCCTCGAGAAGCAGGGTTGCGAAACCCGGACTCTGACCGCGATCTCCATTTCCCAGCTGGCTGAACCGTACATCAGGCGGCGGGCTCTGAGGCACCTCGAAAGGGGGAGAGTCATCATTGTTGCCGGAGGTACAGGAAATCCTTATTTTACGACGGATACAGCGGCCGTTTTGCGGGCTATTGAAATCGAAGCGGATGTTGTCTTGAAAGGGACGAAAGTTGACGGAGTTTTTGACAGAGATCCCGAGAAATTCAAGTCCGCAAAGCAGTTTAGCAAGCTTACTTTTGAAAAGGTTATTGAGAATGAGCTGAGAGTGATGGATTTGACTGCAGTCACCCTCTGCAAAGAAAACAACTTACCCATCGTCGTTTTCAATGTTAATGAGTCCGGCAACCTCAAGCGGGTTGTCTCAGGTGAAAAAATAGGCACACGAGTCGAGAAAAGTTGA
- the tsf gene encoding translation elongation factor Ts, whose product MNISADVVKSLREITGAGVMDCKEALVEAKGDMDKAVDILRKKGIAEAKKKAGRTADQGIVLSYIHPGNRIGVLVKVNCETDFVAKTEGFHRFVKDVAMQIAAADPIALQREHVDQEVLDREKEIYTEQAKSMGKPDSVAEKIIDGRLEKFFQENCLLEQPFIKDHDKSVQDILSETIASLGENITISRFARFEVGEPSSNGQG is encoded by the coding sequence ATGAACATTAGCGCAGATGTCGTTAAATCACTGAGAGAGATCACAGGTGCCGGAGTCATGGACTGCAAGGAGGCACTCGTTGAAGCCAAGGGTGACATGGATAAGGCGGTGGATATCCTGCGCAAGAAAGGAATCGCCGAGGCCAAAAAGAAGGCGGGACGTACAGCTGATCAGGGTATTGTCCTCTCCTACATCCACCCAGGGAATCGGATCGGTGTCCTGGTGAAAGTAAATTGCGAGACCGATTTCGTGGCCAAAACGGAAGGATTTCACCGTTTTGTAAAAGACGTTGCCATGCAGATTGCGGCCGCGGATCCCATTGCGCTTCAAAGAGAGCACGTCGACCAGGAAGTTCTTGACCGGGAGAAGGAGATTTACACTGAGCAGGCAAAATCAATGGGAAAGCCGGACAGTGTTGCCGAAAAGATTATCGACGGCCGCCTTGAAAAATTCTTTCAGGAAAACTGTCTGCTCGAACAACCGTTTATTAAGGATCACGACAAATCTGTGCAGGACATTCTCTCCGAGACCATTGCCTCACTAGGTGAAAATATCACCATCTCACGTTTTGCCCGTTTTGAAGTGGGCGAACCTTCATCTAACGGCCAGGGATAG
- the rpsB gene encoding 30S ribosomal protein S2, producing the protein MDITFDDLLSTGAHFGHLTSRWHPSFQPFILMTKSGIHIINLDETIKGLQKAVNFVTEVIEGGGEILFVGTKKNAKDIVQQEADKCGMFYVVERWLGGTLTNFSTIRKSIKRLQLLEKESSPLYENATKKEILALEREMIRLQDLHRGIKDMKRLPDAIFLVDAKHETIGVKEAHRLNIPVVAIVDSNTDPNLVDYPIPANDDSIRAVKLIVSEIAKAICRAKSTPYPGDKTVMAEGDEEVVESAEEPVEEEVSESEKKNS; encoded by the coding sequence TTGGATATTACGTTTGACGATCTGCTGAGCACCGGAGCCCATTTCGGGCATCTGACGAGCAGATGGCACCCCAGTTTTCAACCCTTTATTCTCATGACGAAGAGCGGCATTCATATCATCAATCTTGACGAAACCATCAAGGGTTTGCAGAAAGCGGTCAATTTTGTGACAGAGGTCATTGAAGGAGGTGGAGAAATTCTCTTTGTGGGGACCAAGAAGAATGCCAAAGACATTGTTCAGCAGGAGGCGGATAAGTGCGGCATGTTCTATGTTGTGGAACGATGGCTTGGTGGCACATTGACAAATTTTTCCACGATCCGGAAGAGTATCAAGCGTCTGCAGCTTCTCGAAAAGGAATCGAGTCCTCTATATGAGAACGCAACGAAGAAAGAGATTCTGGCCCTGGAACGCGAAATGATTCGACTCCAGGATCTTCACCGCGGCATCAAAGACATGAAACGTCTTCCCGATGCGATTTTCCTGGTGGACGCAAAGCACGAAACGATCGGCGTGAAAGAAGCTCATCGTCTGAACATTCCAGTGGTGGCGATCGTTGACTCCAACACAGATCCTAATCTGGTCGATTATCCCATTCCAGCCAATGATGATTCCATTCGAGCCGTGAAACTGATTGTGAGTGAAATCGCCAAGGCAATCTGTCGCGCCAAGTCAACGCCATATCCCGGTGACAAAACGGTGATGGCCGAAGGTGATGAAGAAGTCGTCGAGAGTGCTGAAGAACCGGTTGAGGAAGAGGTCTCTGAATCCGAGAAAAAGAACAGCTGA
- the rpsI gene encoding 30S ribosomal protein S9, which produces MVVGRRKSSVARVRVVPGTGKIVVNRVNYEDYFGRVSQRQLLKEPVDLLEVGEEYDILANVRGGGLTGQAGAIRHGIARALVRLNPDYKSKLKKAGLLTRDARVKERKKYGLKGARRAFQFSKR; this is translated from the coding sequence TTGGTCGTAGGAAGACGGAAATCTTCGGTAGCCAGGGTTCGAGTAGTCCCCGGCACCGGAAAGATTGTGGTCAACCGGGTTAATTACGAAGATTACTTCGGTCGCGTCAGTCAGAGGCAGTTGCTCAAGGAACCGGTGGACCTTCTCGAGGTGGGAGAGGAGTACGACATACTTGCCAACGTGAGAGGGGGCGGATTGACAGGGCAGGCGGGCGCGATACGCCACGGAATTGCCCGGGCACTGGTTCGTCTGAATCCTGACTACAAATCGAAATTGAAGAAGGCGGGTCTATTGACGAGGGACGCTCGCGTGAAGGAGAGAAAGAAATACGGTCTCAAAGGTGCGAGACGTGCGTTCCAGTTTTCAAAGCGATGA
- the rplM gene encoding 50S ribosomal protein L13: MKTFSIKQSEIEKDWYVADAEGQTLGRFASRIAQILRGKHKPTFTPHMDMGDFVIVVNAEKIRVSGNKAKQKKYFSHSGYPGGTKFKDLPTLLSTHPERIIVQAVKGMLPHNRIGRAMVRHLKVYPGPEHPHAAQQPMVLEF; encoded by the coding sequence GTGAAGACCTTCTCCATAAAGCAGTCAGAAATCGAGAAAGATTGGTATGTCGCTGATGCCGAGGGTCAGACGTTGGGCCGTTTCGCCAGCAGAATCGCTCAAATTTTGAGAGGTAAGCACAAACCGACGTTCACTCCTCATATGGACATGGGGGACTTTGTTATTGTTGTCAACGCGGAGAAAATCCGCGTTTCCGGAAACAAGGCTAAACAGAAGAAATATTTTTCGCATTCGGGTTATCCCGGAGGTACAAAGTTTAAGGATCTACCCACACTTCTATCGACGCATCCCGAGAGAATCATTGTACAGGCAGTAAAGGGAATGCTACCTCACAACCGTATCGGTCGCGCCATGGTTCGGCATCTTAAGGTTTACCCCGGACCCGAGCATCCTCACGCTGCTCAGCAACCGATGGTTTTGGAGTTCTAA